One window of the Scyliorhinus canicula chromosome 25, sScyCan1.1, whole genome shotgun sequence genome contains the following:
- the LOC119957074 gene encoding transmembrane protein 205-like: MPTEGDPTALVKAAHLIILSTSWGMQIWVSLSGFVLINTVSRHNFGLVQRSLFPYYFYTVLGGSFLNLALYALYHPHELLNNDEAVQITSFFICVILSAFNAQWFSETTTQIMLEMHQIENEHHLGQEVGFGSHRELYKKLKKKDPKYQKLSQRFVKYHVLSMVCNLICVFCNGLNLLYTAANLKTI, encoded by the exons ATGCCAACAGAGGGAGACCCTACTGCCCTGGTTAAAGCAGCCCACCTGATTATACTGTCTACCTCCTGGGGCATGCAGATATGGGTGTCGTTATCGG GTTTTGTTCTGATTAACACCGTTAGCAGACATAATTTTGGCTTAGTTCAAAGAAGTTTGTTTCCTTACTATTTCTACACTGTCCTGGGAGGCTCATTTCTCAACCTGGCTCTTTATGCCTTGTATCATCCACACGAGTTACTCAACAATGATGAAGCTGTTCAG ATAACATCGTTTTTTATCTGCGTGATCCTCTCTGCATTTAATGCCCAATGGTTCAGTGAAACCACGACACAGATTATGTTGGAGATGCACCAGATCGAGAATGAGCACCACTTGGGTCAGGAGGTGGGGTTTGGAAGCCACCGGGAACTCTACAAGAAGCTGAAGAAGAAAGACCCTAAATATCAGAAACTGAGCCAGCGCTTTGTCAAGTACCATGTCCTCTCCATGGTGTGTAACCTGATCTGTGTTTTCTGTAATGGACTCAATCTGCTTTACACTGCAGCCAACCTGAAAACTATCTAG